One part of the Nitrospiraceae bacterium genome encodes these proteins:
- a CDS encoding glycosyltransferase family 9 protein translates to MATNKVQRPVSVNSALVVCPRRIGDVLFTTPVVCSLKNAYPGAAIDMLVFEGTEGIVSANPDVRKVLTISPRPGLKEHLSLYREIWRRYDLGVSVQASDRSTLYAWASAKVSVGILVNEPNAWWKRQLLTGWVPLDNLMTHTVSMNLRLLELLRVTPLATPVIGWRKSDEEMVNSNFASTGDQIGYVVLHVSPKFSYKQWTVSGWVELAQRLADRGLKIVVTAGDSETDQAYVSTLLSNFPSDCINLAGKLSLPMLGYLLSRAALYVGTDTAVTHMAAALGTPTVAMFGPSNPIKWGPWPKEWSASEQSPWQFKGSQRQGNVILIQGEGDCVPCLHEGCDRHINSLSDCLQHLQAHRVVAAAEQLLRSESRLAPSVY, encoded by the coding sequence ATGGCTACGAACAAAGTACAGCGACCTGTCTCAGTAAATTCCGCCCTGGTCGTATGTCCCCGTCGTATCGGCGACGTCCTGTTCACCACTCCTGTCGTTTGCTCGTTGAAGAATGCCTATCCTGGTGCGGCAATCGATATGCTTGTGTTCGAAGGTACGGAAGGAATAGTCTCGGCGAACCCCGATGTGAGAAAGGTCCTGACAATCTCACCCCGTCCCGGATTGAAGGAGCATCTGTCCCTCTACAGGGAGATCTGGCGACGATACGATCTTGGGGTTTCGGTGCAGGCGAGCGATCGATCGACTCTCTATGCGTGGGCATCGGCGAAAGTGAGTGTAGGGATCCTGGTCAATGAGCCAAATGCATGGTGGAAACGACAGCTCCTGACCGGATGGGTGCCGCTTGATAACCTCATGACCCATACGGTCTCGATGAACCTTCGGCTCCTCGAGTTGCTCCGGGTCACGCCTCTTGCGACGCCGGTCATAGGCTGGAGGAAATCAGACGAAGAGATGGTCAACAGCAATTTCGCGTCCACTGGTGACCAAATCGGCTATGTCGTGCTTCATGTATCTCCGAAGTTTTCGTACAAGCAATGGACAGTATCCGGCTGGGTGGAATTGGCCCAGCGGCTGGCCGACCGAGGACTGAAGATCGTCGTGACAGCAGGAGATTCTGAGACAGACCAGGCCTATGTGTCGACTCTGCTTTCCAACTTTCCGAGCGACTGCATCAATCTTGCCGGAAAGCTTTCTTTGCCCATGCTGGGATACTTACTCAGTCGGGCGGCGCTCTATGTTGGGACGGATACCGCCGTCACGCACATGGCCGCAGCGCTCGGAACCCCGACCGTGGCGATGTTCGGACCTTCCAACCCGATCAAATGGGGGCCGTGGCCCAAAGAATGGTCTGCATCGGAGCAAAGTCCGTGGCAATTCAAGGGATCACAACGACAAGGAAACGTCATCCTTATACAGGGCGAAGGGGACTGCGTGCCGTGTCTTCATGAAGGGTGTGATCGCCATATCAATAGCCTGAGTGATTGTCTCCAGCACCTTCAGGCTCATCGTGTCGTCGCGGCAGCGGAGCAACTACTTCGCTCCGAGAGTCGGCTTGCTCCCAGTGTTTATTGA
- a CDS encoding glycosyltransferase family 2 protein: MNKISAYIIAFNEAEKIEQAIGSVLWTDEVIVADSGSIDETAAIAERMRARVIQIPFEGFGDLRNKAVAACTHEWILSIDADERCTPEVRDEILQLLSGIPAHNAYLIPRRNYFMGRWIWHSGWYPNYRQPQLFRKGCMSYTQDVVHEGYLLRNGQAPGKLVNDIWQCPFRNLEEVNRKMTRYSTLGAQKLQGHRATMGMALTHAMWAFCKHYILQRGFLDGWAGFVIAIGHSEGAFYRYAKRVEANNSWELPPSLPLTRQKE; the protein is encoded by the coding sequence ATGAACAAAATCTCTGCATATATCATCGCTTTTAATGAAGCCGAGAAGATCGAGCAGGCGATCGGGAGCGTGCTCTGGACTGATGAAGTCATTGTTGCGGATTCCGGCAGTATCGATGAAACCGCAGCAATCGCTGAACGGATGAGGGCACGGGTCATACAAATTCCTTTCGAAGGATTCGGGGATCTTCGAAACAAGGCGGTGGCGGCGTGCACACATGAATGGATCCTGAGTATTGATGCTGATGAGCGCTGTACGCCGGAGGTTCGTGATGAAATTCTCCAACTCCTCTCCGGAATTCCGGCACACAATGCGTATCTCATCCCGAGGCGAAACTATTTCATGGGTCGTTGGATTTGGCATTCAGGCTGGTATCCCAACTATCGCCAGCCGCAACTGTTTAGAAAAGGGTGCATGAGTTACACGCAGGATGTGGTCCATGAAGGGTACCTTTTGCGTAACGGACAAGCTCCGGGAAAACTGGTCAACGATATCTGGCAGTGCCCCTTTCGCAATCTGGAAGAGGTGAATCGCAAAATGACCCGGTATTCGACGCTCGGCGCACAGAAACTCCAAGGACACCGGGCTACGATGGGTATGGCATTGACACATGCGATGTGGGCGTTCTGCAAACATTACATCTTGCAACGTGGATTTCTGGACGGATGGGCAGGCTTTGTGATTGCCATAGGCCATTCGGAAGGGGCGTTCTATCGTTATGCGAAACGAGTAGAGGCAAATAACAGTTGGGAGTTACCGCCGTCTCTGCCTCTAACCCGCCAGAAAGAATAG
- a CDS encoding O-antigen ligase family protein, whose product MAVAQGASLVVDRFKAACDDKAALWISIARIWTIIAAIGVLYSPTVASVALITTYVAFVASGQAVVRLRKVFQRPAGYWGLIFLGIVLLGMTYASVPWADRWIDFYKWRTILWFVVVLSIFDEERWKIRLMVAFILIVAVGLIASYVTATGWITLWRNPDNFLRNSVTQSIGFAVAAVVCLWLIMENTFQGKTRWTAMLLGPLFVANIVFITNGRSGYVILGIGVGVLLLWNARPLQRLMVIIGLSLASVLAVTLSPRVNQNIAIGVDQWTHEPESTTLTDMGSRRVFYVNTLEILQDHWLLGVGTGGFRQAYTDQVNTKYDPTDWRTVATGDPHNQYLAVLAQHGIGGLAAFLAWIVAIARDKAGLPAYRKLALAILCGWCVTSLLSSHFRTFAEGHLLMTFLGALLAVVPRQDRAEVVGDSSAQPSS is encoded by the coding sequence ATGGCGGTAGCGCAGGGCGCCAGCTTGGTCGTCGATCGTTTCAAGGCAGCTTGTGATGACAAAGCAGCCTTGTGGATAAGCATCGCTCGAATATGGACAATCATCGCTGCCATAGGAGTTCTCTACTCTCCAACTGTCGCGAGTGTAGCCCTGATCACAACCTATGTGGCATTTGTGGCAAGCGGACAAGCGGTTGTCCGTCTGAGGAAAGTATTCCAGCGTCCCGCAGGCTATTGGGGGTTGATATTTCTCGGTATCGTGTTGCTCGGGATGACGTACGCTTCAGTTCCGTGGGCCGACCGGTGGATCGATTTCTATAAATGGCGGACCATCCTGTGGTTTGTCGTCGTCTTGTCGATCTTCGACGAGGAGCGATGGAAGATACGCTTGATGGTTGCGTTTATCTTAATCGTGGCAGTAGGGTTGATCGCATCGTATGTCACGGCCACGGGATGGATTACTCTATGGCGGAATCCTGATAATTTTTTGCGAAATTCGGTGACGCAAAGCATTGGGTTTGCTGTGGCAGCTGTGGTGTGTTTATGGCTGATCATGGAGAACACATTTCAAGGGAAAACGCGCTGGACCGCTATGCTGCTCGGGCCGTTGTTCGTGGCCAATATCGTTTTCATTACGAACGGGCGCAGTGGGTATGTCATTTTGGGGATTGGTGTCGGTGTGCTCCTTCTATGGAATGCCCGACCTTTACAGCGACTCATGGTCATAATAGGGCTTTCGCTTGCTTCAGTACTCGCAGTTACCTTATCCCCCCGTGTGAATCAAAACATCGCCATCGGTGTTGATCAATGGACACACGAACCTGAATCGACCACACTTACTGACATGGGCTCAAGGCGGGTGTTCTATGTGAATACCCTTGAAATCCTCCAGGACCATTGGTTGCTCGGCGTGGGCACAGGTGGTTTCAGACAGGCATACACGGATCAGGTCAACACGAAGTATGACCCTACAGACTGGCGAACTGTCGCGACCGGTGATCCACATAATCAATACTTGGCAGTGCTCGCCCAGCACGGGATCGGCGGATTGGCTGCATTCTTAGCATGGATCGTTGCCATCGCGCGTGATAAGGCTGGTCTTCCGGCCTACCGCAAGCTCGCGCTCGCCATCCTTTGTGGATGGTGTGTGACGAGCTTACTCAGTTCTCATTTCAGAACCTTCGCAGAAGGGCACCTGCTCATGACGTTTCTTGGCGCGCTCCTGGCAGTGGTGCCGCGTCAGGATCGGGCCGAGGTTGTCGGGGATAGCTCCGCACAGCCTTCTTCGTGA
- a CDS encoding class I SAM-dependent methyltransferase, with the protein MGPRSTPPRLLDVGCSSGSLLEVASNLGFSVAGVEKASKAAQTAQLAGFEVFAGLLNEACFPDMAFDVITLFEVVEHVSDPLDLLIECRRILKPAGTLVINTPNADSWTARFMGERWENFNLTIKGGHVSFFSPSSIRVLARASGLAVVRIETRNVCFYEKGQCHPVGYRIAKIAAELLALPTRLVGQGHDLLVFLRRVK; encoded by the coding sequence TTGGGTCCACGAAGCACTCCTCCTCGCCTACTCGACGTTGGTTGTTCGAGCGGGTCGCTTCTTGAAGTAGCCTCCAATTTGGGATTCTCAGTGGCCGGTGTGGAAAAAGCCAGCAAAGCTGCTCAGACGGCCCAGCTCGCTGGCTTCGAGGTATTTGCTGGTTTACTCAATGAGGCCTGCTTTCCTGATATGGCGTTTGATGTAATCACATTGTTCGAGGTCGTCGAGCACGTCAGTGACCCTCTCGACCTACTGATAGAATGCCGCCGTATTTTGAAGCCCGCTGGCACACTAGTTATTAATACACCAAACGCCGATAGTTGGACCGCCAGGTTCATGGGGGAACGATGGGAGAACTTTAATCTCACTATAAAGGGAGGCCACGTCAGCTTTTTTTCCCCATCGTCCATCCGCGTGCTTGCTCGCGCGTCGGGTCTAGCTGTCGTCCGGATTGAGACGCGAAACGTTTGCTTCTATGAAAAAGGCCAATGTCATCCTGTAGGATATCGAATCGCAAAGATCGCAGCGGAACTCCTTGCGCTTCCCACCCGCCTAGTTGGACAGGGACATGATCTACTCGTTTTTCTGCGGCGAGTGAAGTAA